The nucleotide window tacctgacgttagttggggaaaagtaaatgcggttggtcgttgtgctggccacatgacactttcgttaaccgtaggtGTCATGTAataagatgagagagagagagagagagagagagagagagagagcgggccGTGAATTTTCATTGTAGCAGATACACTAATGTTACACTTATGTTAGGTTGATCGTCAAAATGTGGCCCGtttattgaaataataataaaaaaaaaagaatgggtttgttccggccataataaacaatataaagcctaAGAACAAATCCTGCCATACTAAACAATAAAAAGCCTAGTAGGCTActgctattttaattttatagatctagatttagaacagTTTTTATCGAAATTTCATCGGCTAAAATTGATAATAAAATTgaggtaaaactttacatcgaagGACCATTGATATAGAgcaaactatagatctagacgcTGAATTCTTTGTAATACTGAAGTCTACTTGATATCCAAATCTAAAtctctatattaatattaaattttcaaagtttaaagGGCTTTGACGACTTTGTAACGATAGCAGACTatgcaatataataataaatcaatGTCACAATTTGTAACCTCCGGGAAGGCCTGTTTTGTTTCCCCGTATTTAGTTTACTGCTAAACTGTGTTTGAAGCTTACACCAATTTGTATGTATTTGTATggttaacaaaaagaaaatagagcGAGAACTTATCGTTGACATCTAAATGTAGATTATCACTGATTTCTATTATTAGATATATTCAAAATAAAGCGTTAGGCAATGCATCTATtggattaaaaaatatatttatattactgTAGATCTGTGTTCAATTTTTCAAGTCGAAGGCGAACGAATTTATGACAACACTTTTCACTGTTGCCATACCAAACCTAATTTTGGCTATTCCAAGAGCGACAACTCTGACATCACGAGACCgactaaacaaaatattagcGAACCAGAAAAGATTGTCTCGATCGATGGATTCATGAACTAGAATCTAGGTTGACGTGAGCGCATATATTTATCACAACGGACATGGAATTCTGCTCCACCATTTTCAATGGATGTCAGACGATGCCTCTTCAGTGCTAGAATCATGGCCAGTGAAGAAATTCAAGCGATATCTGTCACAGATGTTTACGATCAGGCGGCAGGTATCGCCCATGAATTTGATAAAttaattcaaaattatggaaacgACTCTGTTACGGAGTTGATGCCTAGAGTTATCAGGTCATTGGAACTGTTAGAAACGTTGGCATCCCGATATGAACATGATGTGGAAGAGATTAACCAACTGAGATACAGAGTAGAGAAACTTGAGACAGAGAAAACAGAAAAGGCTCAAGAAAGAGCTAAATTTGACCAGGTTTGGTAGCCTCCTTAGCTcctattaataattataaattaattttactaatttaaaattctaaatataAAGAATAGATTAAATGGTTAATTACAACttaatcatagatctagatctataatctatacttaaTACTACTAACTATACTATAGTCTATCTCTATAGGTATAGTAAAATTAGTATATACATAATATTTATATAGTCTACCTACTGACTACTGCCACTATTTTagtatctagattagatctagactatatagaatctagaatcatagattctagactataaGTATAGAGTCTATGTCAACTTTATGTCTATACTATTGTAATTCTATAAATAAGTGAATTAATTAATTCAGTGCTTTTCAAACTGTGATTACATCATGTACAAATGTACATACGACATACACATTTTAACATATATTACAGTAATTACACATCTTTACAATATTTACATGCCTACCACTGGTGGTACTTCCACCAATCAATGTCTTGATCTTTCCATATTTCCTCTTTCAATAAAGATTTAAATAGGTGTCTACTTAAATCCAAGTTAATCTCTAGaggatatataatatattatatatagaatctatatctataaatttgaacaatctagagtctagaaacgAAGTAGTAATTAGACTTTTTGTTCTAATTTTCACGTATGTAGTTAGAGacagaaaataaagaaatgataCCAGCTTGACAAGCCACACCTGGCTTTTCACAAAATACAGCAGTTCAATTTATGGtttgtgtttttaaacattttttgctgCATGTAGTCCCATCAAGATGGAAAAGTCCATCATCAAGAAAGTGCCCAACACAAGGAAAATAAAGTGGCAGTTTGAAAAACTATTTTAGTTTCCGGTAATACTGAAGCAACATTCAATGACtagcgaagaaaaaaaaaaagaagaatggtaGACCAAACCGCAAGTACAATGAAAACTATTTGCAATGaagtgttttttaaaattacgcTCTAAGTGACAATATTCATCAGCATGTGTTTATTATCTACTATGAAGTACTATCAACCAGTGTATAAAACCATCCTTACTTCAGCAGTTTTTTACTAAGTCAAGATAACAAATAGCTATTGTCATTTTTGCCAGCTGGAAGGATGAAGGTTAAGAAAAACAACTATTATTCCTAACAAGGATTTCATTTCAATATCTATCACTTCAACATTTTCATCATTCaagatatatattataaaaaaaattgttttcaaaagaatACAGTCATTAAACAGTTTATTGATAGTGATATATAGTACATAATCAATATAATGGTCTTCACAAAGTGGTACTTGTTcagaaaaaagtttgaaaagcaCTGATGTATTGTTACAGTCAATGCCCAGCTTGTGTTGTGAATGTGGCATGGTGTGAATGTGGCATGGTgtggcttcatctagtacactgcatcACCACATTCTTTTTAGTCTTCCTCTAGGACTTGTGTCCTTAGGGTTCACTCTATGGCCTgactagctctgttgttggtatctttactttactttactttaccaatctatctccactttctctctaagatctgcacctctatatttctctgtccACCTATCGCTcatagtttggtgttttctattttatcattccagtgtatttttaagatatttctcagacatctgttgatgaaggtctctactttttttgttgttgcttcagttgttctccatgtttccgaaccatacagtaggactgCTTTGACATTAGAGTAAAAATTTCTGATTTTAGTCTTGTtagagatttccaggttggtttttaAGTTTTAGCTGTataaatgtctgacgtgctagaagttaaatgtcttcatctgttccacctgatacacAGGCTACAtgcccaaggtatataaaactATGTACTTAGTCGATGGTCTGAGAATCCAGTTCTGtatttccattttgttttttgtttattttgataacttttgtgttttggtggtttattttgaggcctactctttttcctacttcaaTTAAAGCTGtaaccttttcttgcatatcctgtagtctgtgttaTAATAAGTCTATATCATCTGTGAATTCCAGAACTTCTAGCTTTTGTGTGAAAGTCagttggattcctttccctgaaTTAGAGtaagcttcttttgtgacccaatccaataTAAtactgttgtgactggaaattgcCACTGTGGgctacttggcaggtgaaaccatcataaaagTTTTTGATTATTGTTATTACTTTATTTGAGATCCTGTAATGTCTCATTACTGTCCAAATAGACTCTCTGTCGATACTATCTAAGGCCTTAAAAGGGTTCTTTAAACATCTTATTGCCATAGCATGAATTTAAGAGCATAGTTTAGAAATCTGCATCACATCTCATCTATTTCCAAATAATAACTACACTTAAAGGAAATACATCAATTACTCGACCAAGGATTAACTTGTAATTTAATGGTTTATTTGCCAACTCATCAATAAGTCTACAGAAACAGaacattttgagaaaatcaAAGTTTACTCTTACTATAAGAATTTTACGTGTACTGCCTCACTATTAGTCTTCAATACAAACTACACAAAGGTgctataaatatttacaatgacTAGGCAAAAATTTACTTGTGATataagtttttaatattttttttttaaagtttacatgATAACCTTACTATTCAGATTATTTACACCTCATGCCTTACAATATTCACACTGCCAGACAATAGTTTAATCCTTATTTAAACAGTTGATGCTCCTATATACTAGATTCTTAAAGGTGTACAATATAGATTAACATTAGTAATTGAATGAAATCTTCCTATTGGGTTAAGAGATTTAATTCCTTAAACCGCTATCTAATGAAACTTACATCAAATGTAAAATAGAAAACATGTCAACTATTCCAAATCACTCAGCAATAGCGACTTTCTAGACATAAATAATTTACAACAAATTTTTTAAtgcaaataaaaattgtttaaacaTAGTTCCTTCCTTATGACTTCTGAGATGCAGGAATAACATTCTTAGGTCTGTCATGGATGTCaatattaagttttaaaaattacctataaccATGGACCTCAACCAGATATATTTATAGGAAAGGATTGTCAAAGTTGGTTTGACTAACATAAGCTGATCAGGCCACATTGTTCTACCAGACATAGTTTATAGctataccaacatggctttaggaaatatagatcaagtgaaacacaactaataggactaattgatgatttttcaaaaggtttagataatagtgagcaaatagatgctatcttattagatttttccaaggcttttgacaaagtccACCACCATAGTtgcttaaaaaatgaaaatattttggcattcatggtccattgcatcagtggattaaggattttctgatagggagagaacaaactgtaataataaatggctctaaatcaacaccaatagcagtaaactcaggtgtgcctcaaggaacagtcttaggtccactactattttttaatttacataaatgatttaccaaatcgcattagttcaggaacaaaagtcagattatttgcagacgattgcataatatatagaacaataaaaacaacacaagatacagaaattttacaaagagaactagatgaattacaaaaatgggaatcaaattggagcatgtatttccacccagaaaaatgtcagttattaagaataacaaaaaaactaaaacaaattaattccacttatcttattcatggtaaatcaGTAACAcaagactaaaaacgcaaaatacttaggtgttataataaatgaaaaactgtcatggaatccccatattgatgaaactataaaaaaatcaaacaaagcattagggtttattaaaagaaatttctataaatcaaataagaacatgaaattaaaatgttatttaactttggttaggcaaataatagaatatgcatcttgtttgggaccccttaactcaagaaaacattaacaaactggaacagacacaaaatagagcagtgagattcttaacaaacaaatattcacatttgactagagtaacacctttagtaaaatcactaaatttagaaagccttcaggatagaagactcaaaagtaaagtagcaatcatacataaaacactgaaccataattttcaaatacaaaaacaaaatttaataaaatactcagaaagacacaaagataaaggcacattcctcattccacatgctaggaaaaattagtacaaatactccttcttccctagtgctattagagcatggaatgggttgcctgagctagccaggaaaaccagtgacttggcagaatttaagtcattggttaatatgcatgactaaatgcatgacgggtaggacgaaatcatcttctttttagaagtaatgtctgtattatataagataagatactttaTGATCATTCAGGATTCCAATGCTAAAGAAAtatcttaaataaaaatatgatgTGTTGAAAAATtactaatacatttttttagttcaagaattaaatgaaaaagaaaagttctTTGCGATAATGCATTcatattttgtcacactttTTAGCCCTCCTCTACTCAATCCACACTATGAGCTAAGCTCATTCCATGTTTATATGGATATAGTCTAggcatatttaaatattttatttttttactaaaaaaaaaaatcaagttaaaTGTGTCTAAGGATACATTTGTAGAATATTTGTGAACATAGCCTGCGTAATAAATATCCACATCTTTTATTAATGTGGTGTGGCTGAACCTAGTATGTATTATGAATATCTGCATCTTTTATTAATGTGGTGTGGCTGAACATAGCCTGTATAATGAATATCCACATCTTTTATTAATGTGGTGTGGCTGAACCTAGTATGTATTATGAATATCTGCatcttttattaatgttgtGTGGCTGAACATAGCCTGTATAATGAATATCCACATATTTTATTAATGTGGTGTGGCTGAACATAGCCTGTATAATGAATATCCACATCTTTTATTAATGTGGTGTGACTGAACATAGCCTGTATAATGAATATCCACATCTTTTATTAATGTGGTGTGGCTGAACATAGCCTGTATAATGAATATCCACATCTTTTATTAATGTGGTGTGGCTGAACATAGCCTGTATAATGAATATCCACATCTTTTATTAATGTGGTGTGGTTGCTTTCATTATTGGGTTATGTTAGTACTGTAGTAGacagttgttttcttttcttttcaatacGAGTCCAGCAAGTAGCAGTTGTATTTCATAGACTAGTAAAGTGGTGTCTTGCTTGTTTAGTCAACTACCAACTGTATGGCTAAGACCAACTGCCTTAATTTACACACAATTTTAGTGGAAAACTTTCTTTTGATGGGCTAACAGCTTAAATAAATGAGCTTGTGTAACTAAAAAACCTGAATATTTCAAGAAAaccaataataaattataaattgaatcttttaaataaaatgcatttGTCCACCAATAAATAACAGCATAACCTGTGGATCAACAACATTAATAGTTTAAATCTGTCCAACCAGGAAATAAATTCTTTCTTCTGTTCACTTTGCAGGAGGAAGTTTAAACTAGCGGAAATGAAACAaggtgtattaattttttttctttttttaaatactctaGTACTtgtataaattgaaaaaaaaacaaaaaaaaaacttatcaaaTTTCTTTAAAGGTTCCTTATTATATTTAGTATAAAAAATAGTGACATTATCTCTAAGTGAATGTTATCTAGATCCAAGTTGTCATGGACATAATGTAGAGATGTTtatgtgttttaaaatgtacacaGGTCCAGCTTTATTATGAAAGAAGCTCATGCCTCTCTGACCttacaaaaacaacactttgttttgtttgcaaatgGGAACATATGAACTCCTAGCTGATCAATAGCATATGTTTGCCTAGTCTTATGTGTTTTAGCCTGActgaatgaagaaaaaaaaaagtgtgtgtgtggaggggtgccaaattgttttttttttttgttcttcaaactatgtgatgaaaaaaaaaaagtcaaaacttCATGACAAAAGTTCTTGTATATAAagcattagattttattttcaagtGGAATACTTGCCATTATATGCATAttcaacttagaaaaaaaatgctttaaaaaaaatagaaatttgtGTGTAATGGAATGCAACTTTactactattaatttttttttcttttgcatcaAACCTTTGGAGCTTAAAgcattaaatgtatatttacagATTTAAAGAGGCAAATGTTATGTGCTCTTTGTTTGGCTTCGgacacgacatggcctaaattgtgccgatgtgccaaaaacccaaatACTTTGTTTTGCTTAATATTTCAGTATTTGTCGGAGGTGGGCACTATTACTTTATtgatatgcttttaaaaaaacaacctgccaggtattttttgtttagtataaGAACAATAGCCTTGAGAATTTTGGTTTGAAAGCTTTCTGTGAGATACAGTTGTATATTGTACAGTGACCTAATTATTGACATGGTAATTACATGCTGTCAACATGCCATTTGGTTGTCTTCAAGCCAAGGTCTCTGAGTCTGAAGATTACATAGAAGTGCTCTGTTATGCATGGCTATGCAGTCCTAagtctacatatttagccacaatCACTTTTTACTTCTTTTCACACTGTATTAGAACCATCACGATTCAGCTACTTTTAAGTTCTCTTTTGGTCATCAACACCTGTCTTAGGAAGTAGATTTCCTTATAGTATAAAATGTATCCTGCAGCTATTTCCCTACTTATAagttacagatgttacttcaaaaaagaagatgattacattctaTAAATGtccctgtgtcaatctagttatgcatgttaatcagtgacttaaactccaACTGTATTTTTAGGAagatgtcagttaaagcaagctgatatctgaaatgtttttttaaagtgctttAAGGGAACACCTCTTTTACATTGTCCGCCTTTCAGCTTGTCAGAAACAACTCCATAACTTTTAGTTAAACAAACTGTATTATGACACAGTGGAATTTTTGAGTGAAACTTTACTATGttgacaaaaacattttttttacaaagcttatatcaactcactctgtctgtctgtctggtaaaaagtttgtactcatgatttctcccacacccaatcttggatcaagctgaaattttgcacaattattttttttaactaacaacacaagaatcaatttttaaaaattaaccaattagctaattcACTATTggtaatatattattttgtttagtaccttgaacaagggaaagaaatagtaattgactaaagtggtggtataagcgaaattagtaccctttttAGGTCGtcatctgagtcttagtgaacacaaacctgaaaaataggacaAGACTATTGAAACAATAATAACTATACTATCTTCCATATTCAtgagctctccactagcagagtggttaccgtgctGGCTTGAGAatcctgagaaggcttgagccctgaATTCGATTCGGGTTGTTCCcccttttttaaacattttaattaatgttttttattgttagtctatatctgttacaagttaaataacatgaatgattcaaactaattgatacaagtacgtataatctttgttttgtttttttaaataatatttttaaaaatattttcttgtttttatttttgttttgggcTTGGTGAATACAAAGATGGGAGTAGGGGTAGAGTGATATGCACATTATTTCTAATGATGACAGAAATGATGAAGCAGATTCATATGCACTGGTATGTCATCAGGATTGACCTACATTATGATAATGCTATCTGCATTGAACATTTGATAAGGGCCCATTTTAATAAAAAGTGATGAGTTATTGATTGCATGTTACTTGTGTTCTTGCCACTCTGTATGAGAACCATCACAATAATGTTACTTTTCTGTTCTCATTTCAATGCAATTATGATTTTATAGATTTACTTACATACAAAATTCTTTGACACAAACAGTGTTGAAAATATAACCTGATTTTTAGTTGGTTAAAACACAAtgtatgaataaaataaattaattaaattaacaatATAATCCTTTCACTAGATTCACATTTAACAAACTTTTATAGTAATTTTGACTGCACTTTATAAAAGTTGTGCACTTTGATCACTTCATCAAAGATCATCACTCCAACGTAAATTTTCTACTATCTTGagacaaaaatacttttagtaAGGTACTAAAATCTTTATTAAGAGTGGTGGTGGCTGattggtaaagcacttggcttctgaaccatgGTGTACCAGGTTGGAGTTCTAGTAAAgaaagactggaatttttaatttcaggatctctaatgggtacctgacatgagttgggaaaaagtaaaggtggcaagtcgttgtgcaggccacatgacacccttgctaACCATAGGCcttagaaacagattacctttacatcatctgcccagattacctttacaccatctgccccatagatcgcatcAATTAAATCACATCCACCTAAATTTACCTgacacattttgtttgtttattggtgTAGGACAGTATTGGTaatgaaaataaacattatcatataaacaattaaaaaaatgtataactgaagaaaataaaatgcagaaccaaaacaaaaatgtctgcATGTTGATATAAAACACTCAATAAAATACTTGGATATACAAACtggccattaaaaaaaaaaaagcaaagtttcCACACATAATCTTGAAATCTGAAAATgctattgaaatttttttattcattaacttCAAGATGAACTGCAGCATGCCAACTAGTCTTATTTATTCTTCATAACATTTTGTGCTTGATCTTCCAGGAGTTGGAAGCTATTGAAGAAAACTGGCAGTCGGAGGTGAAGGAGCTGCTGGAAGTTGTGAACAGGCTACAAGATGAGAACAAGAGACTTAAGGACAATGCTAGGAGTGAGAAGCATGCAGCAGTTGCAGAGTTTGCCGCCAAAAGAATAGGTGAGACCATTCTATCAATAATTTACAGATGACCtttgagaattaaaaaaagattctttGGCATTTTATTGTATATAACTGTTAACTTTGACAATGCAAGTGCAACTAATTCAACATTGTGATGGTAAGGTTCTTAGAGAACTTTATACATAATCATAACACTTtaagttcattttattttatttggttgtAGAGAAGGTCATCAGTAGGTTGTTGACCCTGTGATTGCTTTTTATTTGGGATATAATGTGTGTACTAGAATAGGGTATAGTGACAGAATGGTTAGAATGCTTCATTACTATGCCAAAGGTTTTGGCTCAAGCCTATTCTTTAcaccttcacctattccttagtccagtgtttcccaaactgtgttttgtggaaccctagtgttccacaAGACCTGTATATGTGTTgcatgaactactggaataataaactagtaggccactatGTAAATTAATCTCTCTGAAAAAATATGCAGTGCTACGCTAGAATGCAAATTGTTccattaagaaaaaaagtttaggaaacACTGCCTTAGCCTGTTCGACCATtagggcaccacataagatttGTCGAtcgtcttttgccttggatagaacctctttcaatggcaggctcatccattcttttatgttgtcttcccatcgctttctcctcttcttctttttccttgtactgttctcttaaggaaggtctttgcaagccctaaagaccttgtaatatggccatagagttttatttGCATATTCTAAAGACTAAAAAACATGGATTGGGAATAGTGAGGGCAATTAGCTGTTGTTGGTCACAGAAACATGAAGTCTCTACAAGTACATTTCAGCCCTACAAGGGTTTAAAATGGATCATTTATCAGTAGATGTTTATATTGTTTAAACCTCTGAAGAGATATtcttagttttattattattctttatgATAATCTTCACAGAGgctgaagaagaagaaatcaaAGTTCTGACCAAGTTGAAGGAAACTGTAGATAAACAGAGAGAGGAAATTAGAGCCATGAAGAGAGAACTCGGCCAGAAGGGAGTAGATTGTGATGCAGTAAGTAAATGCTTTTTTCATAGATTACTAACAGTTTAGTGGTGGTAAATTGAATTTTggaacagggggggggggataaaaactataattttgGTGTAAGGTAATATACGAACGTTCTCTAATGGGATGTTTAAAGTGGAAagtaagaaatatattttaattgtcTAAAGCTGCAGGCTCAGCTGGAGAGAATCGCTAAAGTCAATGCAGACCTGAGGCGTAAGAACTCAACCCACAAGAAGCAAGCCAGAGCCCTGATAGAGGAGAAGGTCGACCTAGAGACACAGCTTCACACCAAGGATGCAGAGGTAGAGCATATTAAAAAGATCATGGTGGAACAGGAGAAGTATGATGAGCAGAGGGCTGCGGTGAAGGCCGTTGTGGAAGCCAGTAAAAGCattgaggaagaagaagaggtGAGTATTTGGAAAGAGCTATTGGCTAATCTTTTTATTATTCCTTTGGACTTTCAGGTCCCACATTTTAATCtagctcgctgccatccccagATTAGCATAAGGTATgatggactaggatgtaataatctttatttctgaagaaATGTCTGAAACTGTAAAACAATGTCACTGTATAAAATATACATGTTTTATGCGGTGAGCTGACTGGTCATCTTTAGTGACTACTTTTAGAGCATTCAATTTTTTGATAGCATTTTGAAGGGATGTTTACTAAACAAGTTTTGAAATCCCCTGATGGATGAAGTTACTATTTAGTGATTGGCCATTTTCTGAGTTTCCCATGCTTATTATTTAGTTAACTGTCTACTGTTTTAACATAAACTATATGCAAAAAAAACTATATGCATATTTTTTGCTCCtatatattgtctttttaaagaaCTAAAGAGAATTTTACTTCTATTTATAGCTAAAATTTCATGAATTTTATAGTTGTTATTCTATCCCCTTATGAATGTTAATGATTCTGACATTTGTCCTTGATGAACTGCTCAGTCAGGAGAGACCTGCAATGAGCCTATTAAGCAACAGATTTCTAAGGCTACCACAACAACTTCAGCCACAGAGACAGAGCATGTTATGAGTCCAGGCAGTCCAGGCTTTGACCTGGAGGGCAAGCTGGTGATTGACCTCAAGGATCCTAACCGGCCAAGGTTTACATTACATGAGCTCCGACAggtaaggttttttttttaaattttggcccTGTTTGTGAGATTTACAATAAGGCTGACCTTGCTTTGCATACcctttatctcccttttcactGAGTGTTGATGCTGATTATTTCACAACTTAAAGCTCACTGTCTCAGTTCTTTGCTGTTCTCAGGGAATCTGCTAAGGATAAGCGTGTCCAACCCTATATACCATCCACTCATTTTCTTTTCagtcttcctctctttctttcacctgTGTGCAATGTAGGAAAGTTTGTGCAACTATATATTATTTGAAATTAGacatatttttcttaat belongs to Biomphalaria glabrata chromosome 12, xgBioGlab47.1, whole genome shotgun sequence and includes:
- the LOC106073136 gene encoding RILP-like protein 1 isoform X7, encoding MDVRRCLFSARIMASEEIQAISVTDVYDQAAGIAHEFDKLIQNYGNDSVTELMPRVIRSLELLETLASRYEHDVEEINQLRYRVEKLETEKTEKAQERAKFDQELEAIEENWQSEVKELLEVVNRLQDENKRLKDNARSEKHAAVAEFAAKRIEAEEEEIKVLTKLKETVDKQREEIRAMKRELGQKGVDCDALQAQLERIAKVNADLRRKNSTHKKQARALIEEKVDLETQLHTKDAEVEHIKKIMVEQEKYDEQRAAVKAVVEASKSIEEEEESGETCNEPIKQQISKATTTTSATETEHVMSPGSPGFDLEGKLVIDLKDPNRPRFTLHELRQVLMERNELKTRLIEVEDELAHYKPRKSSYTGEEVLVYGPINKEPDEKVGIKKESGIRKFFGFLFSSDGLEMKGGQRRRNTLRP
- the LOC106073136 gene encoding RILP-like protein 1 isoform X4, encoding MDVRRCLFSARIMASEEIQAISVTDVYDQAAGIAHEFDKLIQNYGNDSVTELMPRVIRSLELLETLASRYEHDVEEINQLRYRVEKLETEKTEKAQERAKFDQELEAIEENWQSEVKELLEVVNRLQDENKRLKDNARSEKHAAVAEFAAKRIEAEEEEIKVLTKLKETVDKQREEIRAMKRELGQKGVDCDALQAQLERIAKVNADLRRKNSTHKKQARALIEEKVDLETQLHTKDAEVEHIKKIMVEQEKYDEQRAAVKAVVEASKSIEEEEESGETCNEPIKQQISKATTTTSATETEHVMSPGSPGFDLEGKLVIDLKDPNRPRFTLHELRQVLMERNELKTRLIEVEDELAHYKPRKSSYTGEEVLVYGPINKEPDEKVGIKKESGIRKFSFTKSHELVRGIAEIFSSFGFLFSSDGLEMKGGQRRRNTLRP
- the LOC106073136 gene encoding RILP-like protein 1 isoform X8, with the protein product MDVRRCLFSARIMASEEIQAISVTDVYDQAAGIAHEFDKLIQNYGNDSVTELMPRVIRSLELLETLASRYEHDVEEINQLRYRVEKLETEKTEKAQERAKFDQELEAIEENWQSEVKELLEVVNRLQDENKRLKDNARSEKHAAVAEFAAKRIEAEEEEIKVLTKLKETVDKQREEIRAMKRELGQKGVDCDALQAQLERIAKVNADLRRKNSTHKKQARALIEEKVDLETQLHTKDAEVEHIKKIMVEQEKYDEQRAAVKAVVEASKSIEEEEESGETCNEPIKQQISKATTTTSATETEHVMSPGSPGFDLEGKLVIDLKDPNRPRFTLHELRQVLMERNELKTRLIEVEDELAHYKPREDSSAQNEGRDYDEKSSYTGEEVLVYGPINKEPDEKVGIKKESGIRKLFP